The following proteins are co-located in the Meleagris gallopavo isolate NT-WF06-2002-E0010 breed Aviagen turkey brand Nicholas breeding stock chromosome 13, Turkey_5.1, whole genome shotgun sequence genome:
- the ARL2BP gene encoding ADP-ribosylation factor-like protein 2-binding protein, translated as MESSEEENFGVAVSSPSDAEFDAIVGYLEDIIMDDDFQSIQRTFMEKHYQEFDDSEENKLIYTSIFNEYISLIEKYIEEKLLDRIPGFNMTAFTMSLQQHKDEMAGDIFDMLLTFTDFLAFKEMFLDYRAEKEGRSLDLSGGLVVTSLNKSSISSS; from the exons atggagagctccGAGGAGGAGAACTTCGGTGTGGCCGT ctccTCCCCATCTGATGCAGAGTTTGATGCCATCGTTGGGTACCTGGAGGATATCATCATGG ATGATGACTTCCAGTCCATACAGAGGACTTTTATGGAGAAGCACTACCAGGAGTTCGATgactcagaagaaaacaagctcatctacacttctatttttaatgaatat atctCTTTAATAGAGAAATACATTGAAGAAAAATTGCTCGATCGGATTCCTGGTTTTAATATGACTGCTTTCACAATGTCTTTGCA GCAGCACAAAGATGAAATGGCAGGTGATATATTTGATATGCTCCTCACATTTACTGACTTCCTGGCTTTCAAGGAAATGTTCTTGGATTACAGAGCT GAAAAAGAAGGTCGAAGTCTGGATTTAAGTGGTGGATTAGTGGTGACATCACTAAACAAATCATCGATCTCCTCCTCCTAG